The proteins below come from a single Crossiella sp. CA-258035 genomic window:
- a CDS encoding MFS transporter yields MTPVAAQRRVLGVLTATQVLGAGGVAAGVAVSALAGAALSGSAAVGGMAATASTIGSALLAVPAASLAQRRGRRPALVLGYGTGVLGSVLAVLALVLGSWPLLLGALVLFGGGAMAGLAARYAATDLALPARRARALSVVVWASTAGVLVGPNLAGPAGQVAGELGLPAAAGAYLVAALVFLAAALCAGLGLRPDPLVLARSFAPAGVSCPAHGGAPVVPPGAWSAWRHLRGQAGLALAGIVLCHAAMVGLMAMTPVHLDHGGHSLAVVGVVISLHAAAMYVASPVFGWLADRHGRVPVLGLGAALVVAAAGIAGTAAGQDAPQLALALTVLGFGWSAGVVAGSALLTESVPAAERPAVQGLSDLLMNAGGACGGVLAGVLVTAGSYAALGLVVGFAALPLLVVCALTALRPA; encoded by the coding sequence GTGACCCCGGTCGCCGCCCAGCGCCGGGTGCTCGGGGTGCTGACCGCGACCCAGGTGCTCGGCGCGGGCGGGGTGGCCGCCGGGGTGGCGGTGAGCGCGCTGGCCGGGGCCGCGCTCTCCGGCAGCGCGGCGGTCGGCGGGATGGCCGCGACCGCCTCCACCATCGGCTCGGCGCTGCTCGCGGTGCCCGCGGCCAGCCTGGCGCAGCGGCGCGGACGGCGGCCGGCGCTGGTGCTGGGCTACGGGACCGGCGTGCTCGGCTCGGTGCTGGCGGTGCTCGCGCTGGTGCTGGGCAGTTGGCCGCTGCTGCTCGGCGCGCTGGTGCTCTTCGGCGGCGGCGCGATGGCCGGACTCGCCGCCCGGTACGCCGCCACCGACCTCGCGCTGCCGGCACGCCGGGCGCGGGCGCTGTCGGTGGTGGTGTGGGCCAGCACCGCGGGCGTGCTGGTCGGTCCGAACCTGGCCGGACCCGCCGGGCAGGTGGCCGGTGAGCTCGGGCTGCCCGCGGCGGCGGGGGCGTACCTGGTGGCGGCGCTGGTGTTCCTGGCCGCCGCGCTGTGCGCCGGCCTCGGCCTGCGCCCCGACCCGCTGGTGCTGGCCAGGTCCTTCGCGCCGGCCGGGGTGAGCTGCCCGGCGCACGGCGGCGCGCCGGTGGTGCCGCCGGGGGCCTGGTCGGCCTGGCGGCACCTGCGTGGGCAGGCCGGGCTGGCGCTGGCCGGGATCGTGCTCTGCCACGCGGCCATGGTCGGCCTGATGGCGATGACCCCGGTGCACCTGGACCACGGCGGCCACTCGCTGGCCGTGGTCGGCGTGGTGATCAGCCTGCACGCGGCCGCGATGTACGTGGCCAGCCCGGTCTTCGGCTGGCTGGCCGACCGGCACGGCCGGGTGCCGGTCCTGGGACTCGGCGCGGCCCTGGTGGTCGCCGCGGCCGGCATCGCGGGCACCGCGGCCGGGCAGGACGCGCCACAGCTCGCGCTGGCCCTGACCGTGCTGGGGTTCGGCTGGTCAGCGGGCGTGGTCGCGGGGTCGGCACTGCTCACCGAGAGTGTGCCCGCCGCCGAGCGGCCCGCCGTGCAGGGCCTGTCGGACCTGCTGATGAACGCCGGTGGCGCCTGCGGCGGGGTGCTGGCCGGGGTGCTGGTGACCGCCGGGTCCTACGCCGCGCTCGGGCTGGTGGTCGGCTTCGCCGCGCTGCCGCTGCTGGTGGTCTGCGCGCTCACCGCGCTGCGACCGGCCTAG
- a CDS encoding DUF3046 domain-containing protein, with amino-acid sequence MRNTVFRSLMAEEFGEVRADMLARDHVFSALGGRTPNQALDAGFPAKQVWRAVCEDFDVPPERR; translated from the coding sequence ATGAGAAACACGGTGTTCCGCAGTCTGATGGCCGAGGAGTTCGGCGAGGTCCGCGCCGACATGCTGGCTCGTGACCACGTCTTCTCCGCACTCGGCGGCCGGACCCCGAACCAGGCGCTGGACGCGGGATTCCCGGCCAAGCAGGTGTGGCGCGCGGTGTGCGAGGACTTCGACGTGCCGCCAGAACGGCGCTGA
- a CDS encoding S8 family serine peptidase, protein MNRVFRTALATASVPAALVSSLMLLPVTAQAAPSGAQPSQPVTERPFERLIVGYQSSSLEASSDDAAASDARGKAAKVGKDLRLHRRMSTGAAVVDLGGKTTKAEAARTIEEFRADPKVAYVEPDLMMQPLAAPNDTEYHRQWDLFEANAGMNVPGAWDSATGTGVTVAVIDTGYVAHSDLAGNIVSGYDFVADAARARDGNGRDSNPADEGDWVKRGECGTDASGQPVPAKDTDSSWHGTHVAGTIAASTGNSKGIAGIAYNAKIQPIRVLAKCGGATSDIADAINWASGGSVTGVPANQNPAKVINMSLGGKSSCSSTYQNAINAAVSRGTTVVVAAGNSNDEVSGYTPASCNNVISVAASSREGNRTWYSNYGAKIDVAAPGGETRRANDTPGTITTPENGIWATLNNGASTPGAENYEPYQGTSMAAPHIAGLAALMVGKDKALTPASVEQLIKDNARALPGTCTGGCGAGLADATKTVAAVGGTTPPPAGTFSNTEDVAIPDRGAAVTSAITVSGRTGNASSALKVAVDIKHTFRGDLVVDLLAPDGTVYPLKRSSASDSAADVLATYTVNASSEVANGTWKLRVQDVASYDTGKIDSWSLTF, encoded by the coding sequence GTGAACCGTGTGTTCCGCACGGCGCTGGCCACGGCGTCCGTGCCCGCCGCCCTCGTCAGCAGCCTGATGCTGCTGCCCGTGACCGCCCAGGCCGCCCCCAGCGGCGCCCAGCCCAGCCAGCCGGTGACCGAGCGCCCGTTCGAGCGACTGATCGTGGGCTACCAGTCCAGTTCGCTGGAGGCCAGCTCCGACGACGCGGCCGCCAGCGACGCCCGGGGCAAGGCCGCGAAGGTCGGCAAGGACCTGCGGCTGCACCGCCGGATGTCCACCGGCGCGGCCGTGGTCGACCTCGGTGGCAAGACCACCAAGGCCGAGGCCGCGCGCACCATCGAGGAGTTCCGGGCCGACCCGAAGGTCGCCTACGTCGAGCCCGACCTGATGATGCAGCCGCTGGCCGCGCCCAACGACACCGAGTACCACCGGCAGTGGGACCTGTTCGAGGCCAACGCCGGCATGAACGTGCCGGGCGCCTGGGACTCCGCCACCGGCACCGGCGTGACCGTCGCGGTGATCGACACCGGCTACGTCGCGCACTCCGACCTGGCCGGCAACATCGTCAGCGGCTACGACTTCGTGGCCGACGCCGCCCGCGCCAGGGACGGCAACGGCCGGGACAGCAACCCGGCCGACGAGGGTGACTGGGTCAAGCGCGGCGAGTGCGGGACCGACGCCAGCGGCCAGCCGGTGCCGGCCAAGGACACCGACTCCAGCTGGCACGGCACGCACGTGGCGGGCACCATCGCGGCCAGCACCGGCAACAGCAAGGGCATCGCGGGCATCGCCTACAACGCCAAGATCCAGCCGATCCGGGTGCTGGCCAAGTGCGGCGGCGCCACCTCCGACATCGCCGACGCGATCAACTGGGCCTCCGGCGGCTCGGTCACCGGCGTGCCGGCCAACCAGAACCCGGCCAAGGTCATCAACATGAGCCTGGGCGGCAAGTCCAGCTGCTCCAGCACCTACCAGAACGCGATCAACGCCGCGGTCTCCCGCGGCACCACGGTGGTCGTGGCCGCCGGCAACAGCAACGACGAGGTCTCCGGCTACACCCCGGCCAGCTGCAACAACGTCATCTCGGTCGCCGCGAGCAGCCGTGAGGGCAACCGGACCTGGTACTCCAACTACGGCGCCAAGATCGACGTGGCCGCGCCGGGCGGCGAGACCCGCAGGGCCAACGACACCCCGGGCACCATCACCACCCCGGAGAACGGCATCTGGGCCACGCTGAACAACGGCGCGAGCACCCCCGGCGCGGAGAACTACGAGCCGTACCAGGGCACCAGCATGGCCGCCCCGCACATCGCCGGCCTGGCCGCGCTGATGGTGGGCAAGGACAAGGCGCTGACCCCGGCCTCGGTGGAGCAGCTGATCAAGGACAACGCGCGGGCGCTGCCCGGCACCTGCACCGGCGGCTGCGGCGCGGGCCTGGCCGATGCCACCAAGACGGTGGCCGCGGTCGGCGGCACCACTCCCCCGCCGGCCGGCACCTTCAGCAACACCGAGGACGTGGCCATCCCGGACCGCGGCGCCGCGGTGACCTCCGCGATCACCGTCAGCGGTCGCACCGGCAACGCCTCCAGCGCGCTGAAGGTCGCGGTGGACATCAAGCACACCTTCCGCGGCGACCTGGTGGTCGACCTGCTCGCCCCGGACGGCACCGTCTACCCGCTGAAGCGCTCCTCGGCCAGTGACTCGGCGGCCGACGTGCTGGCCACCTACACCGTGAACGCCTCCAGCGAGGTCGCCAACGGCACCTGGAAGCTGCGCGTGCAGGACGTCGCCAGCTACGACACCGGCAAGATCGACTCCTGGAGCCTGACCTTCTGA